The following proteins are encoded in a genomic region of Neomicrococcus aestuarii:
- a CDS encoding amino acid ABC transporter substrate-binding protein/permease, producing the protein MIALQRGLLGVNPRTRIGAVIASLFAVFAVLFGSTGAMAAPLAPATTSVRAGTSNAAPAAVVVASADGKNYVIGTDTTFAPFEFRDSSGEMTGIDMDLIRAIAEDQGFTVEIRSLGFNAALQALSSNQVDGVIAGMSITDERKKIYDFSEPYFESGVQMAIAQNDTEITGYESLKGKTVVAKTGSEGETYAKSIAEQYGFTVQSLDQSATMYESVKSGNAVAVFDDYPVLAYGIAQGNGLKTVTDKVPGGSYGFAVNKGQNPELLAAFNDGLAKMKADGSYQALLDKYLAEPKNTSGGSFFDLLGQSLPALMKGLGNTLLVTGISFIFAMILGLIFGFMKISQNIVLRGIATTFVNIFRGTPLLVWAFFFYFGIPQITGQPVSIWVAGVLTLALNSGAYVAEIVRGGIQSVDPGQLEAARSLGLGYGKSMQRVVVPQAFKIMTPSLINQLIIMLKDSSLLLAIGFVELLYQAQQIYAANFRVTEVLIIVAVIYFIAIFLLTKLANYADRKYNR; encoded by the coding sequence ATCCGCGAACGCGAATCGGAGCTGTCATTGCTTCGTTGTTCGCCGTTTTCGCGGTGCTGTTCGGCAGCACAGGCGCCATGGCCGCCCCTCTCGCACCAGCCACCACATCTGTCAGGGCAGGGACTTCGAACGCGGCACCTGCCGCCGTCGTAGTAGCCTCCGCAGACGGTAAGAACTACGTTATTGGTACGGACACCACGTTCGCGCCCTTCGAATTCCGGGATTCCTCCGGCGAAATGACCGGCATTGACATGGACTTGATCCGTGCCATCGCCGAAGATCAGGGCTTCACGGTAGAGATCCGCTCCCTCGGATTCAACGCTGCACTCCAAGCTTTGAGCTCAAACCAGGTCGACGGCGTGATCGCCGGTATGTCCATCACGGACGAGCGCAAGAAGATCTACGACTTCTCAGAGCCGTACTTCGAATCCGGCGTCCAAATGGCAATCGCCCAGAACGACACCGAAATCACCGGGTACGAGTCTCTCAAGGGCAAGACGGTTGTCGCCAAGACCGGCTCCGAAGGTGAAACCTACGCAAAGTCCATCGCGGAACAGTACGGCTTCACGGTCCAGTCCCTGGACCAGTCCGCCACCATGTACGAATCCGTGAAGTCCGGAAACGCGGTAGCCGTATTCGATGACTACCCAGTGCTCGCCTACGGCATTGCGCAGGGCAACGGCCTGAAGACCGTGACGGACAAAGTTCCGGGCGGCTCCTACGGCTTCGCAGTGAACAAGGGTCAGAACCCTGAACTCTTGGCCGCCTTCAACGATGGCCTCGCCAAGATGAAGGCAGACGGCTCCTACCAGGCGCTGTTGGACAAATACCTTGCTGAGCCGAAGAACACCTCCGGTGGCAGCTTCTTTGACCTCTTGGGTCAGTCCTTGCCGGCCCTGATGAAGGGCCTCGGAAATACTCTTCTTGTCACGGGTATCTCCTTTATCTTCGCGATGATTCTTGGTTTGATCTTCGGCTTCATGAAGATCTCGCAGAACATTGTGCTCCGCGGCATCGCCACCACGTTCGTGAACATCTTCCGCGGTACCCCGCTGCTGGTGTGGGCGTTCTTCTTCTACTTCGGCATCCCGCAGATCACGGGTCAGCCCGTGAGCATCTGGGTGGCCGGCGTTCTGACGTTGGCGCTGAACTCGGGTGCGTATGTGGCCGAAATTGTGCGCGGTGGTATCCAATCCGTGGATCCGGGACAGCTTGAAGCTGCACGATCCTTGGGTCTTGGCTACGGCAAGTCCATGCAGCGCGTAGTGGTTCCGCAAGCGTTCAAGATCATGACTCCGAGCTTGATCAACCAGCTCATCATCATGCTGAAGGACTCCTCGCTGTTGCTGGCTATCGGCTTCGTTGAGCTCTTGTACCAGGCGCAGCAGATCTACGCGGCGAACTTCCGCGTGACTGAAGTTCTGATCATTGTGGCCGTGATCTACTTCATCGCGATCTTCTTGCTGACGAAACTCGCGAATTATGCAGATAGGAAGTACAACCGATGA
- a CDS encoding amino acid ABC transporter ATP-binding protein — MSTETVALKDKIVVKDLRKSFGTNEVLKGINLTVGEGEVVSIIGPSGSGKSTVLRCLNKLEDITSGHVIVDGRDLTDPKVDINEVRRSIGMVFQHFNLFPHMTVAENIMLAPMEVKGVAREEARAQAISLLDRVGLKEKADARPVSLSGGQKQRVAIARALAMNPGIMLFDEATSALDPEMVGEVLQVIRDLTKEGMTMVLVTHEMGFAREVSDRVIFMSDGVVTEEGAPAELFGNPKAPRLQDFLSKVL; from the coding sequence ATGAGCACTGAAACGGTGGCACTCAAAGACAAAATTGTGGTGAAGGACCTTCGTAAGTCCTTCGGCACCAATGAGGTTCTCAAAGGCATCAACCTGACCGTGGGCGAGGGCGAAGTGGTCTCGATCATTGGGCCTTCCGGTTCCGGTAAGTCCACGGTGTTGCGCTGCTTGAACAAGCTCGAGGACATTACCTCCGGGCATGTGATTGTTGACGGGCGCGATCTCACCGATCCCAAAGTGGATATCAACGAGGTCCGACGCTCCATTGGCATGGTGTTCCAGCACTTCAACCTCTTCCCGCACATGACGGTGGCGGAGAACATCATGTTGGCTCCCATGGAGGTCAAGGGGGTTGCGCGGGAGGAAGCTCGTGCGCAGGCTATTTCCTTGTTGGACCGGGTGGGGCTGAAGGAGAAGGCGGATGCTCGTCCGGTTTCTTTGTCCGGTGGTCAGAAGCAGCGTGTGGCTATTGCGCGTGCGCTGGCGATGAATCCAGGCATCATGCTCTTTGACGAGGCGACTTCCGCTTTGGACCCTGAGATGGTGGGCGAAGTGCTTCAGGTAATTCGCGACCTCACGAAGGAGGGCATGACCATGGTCCTCGTGACGCACGAGATGGGCTTCGCGCGCGAAGTTTCTGACCGCGTGATCTTCATGTCCGACGGTGTGGTCACCGAGGAAGGTGCCCCCGCCGAGCTTTTCGGCAACCCGAAGGCGCCGCGCTTGCAGGACTTCTTGTCTAAGGTTCTGTAG
- a CDS encoding HNH endonuclease signature motif containing protein, which yields MIEQLSHQIARGQVRAAEAFVDAATREAATGSGNRLRSKNPEEELAAHLGVSKAEIRRRLSVAEGLRDRLDEYGESLGAKLPLVADVFMNGNMSLLAASTMVREISKAETIASATEGVDADATREGMEAALVGANRTGGCPLVSTVAKNWLNRLNTNNVTATDELKRQFQGLHLLGRKYGLNHGEFYFDDEQWAVIAAGSTFEANPRVKTTASTDASTSDANEVEAAGSCLDANGDVHEVPVVLKDSRTRAQKLADGLVRSVRAGLESKKLPVNGGLRPQVMVAIDLETLQGRVAADEKYLSHSAQLGPVDPSMIRKIACDAQILPVVLNGEGRVLDVGEPQRLFTQEQRKILYARDLGCTAPGCTVPADGCEAHHVKEWSQGGPTTIDNGALVCHYHHQLVHETDWRINISSGVPYWVPPKAVDPNQIPLRNHYFRHGLTP from the coding sequence TTGATCGAACAACTTTCACACCAGATCGCCCGCGGGCAGGTTCGGGCTGCGGAGGCGTTTGTTGATGCTGCTACACGGGAAGCTGCTACTGGGTCCGGGAACCGGTTGCGGTCTAAGAACCCGGAAGAAGAACTCGCCGCCCATTTGGGTGTGTCTAAGGCCGAGATTCGGCGCCGTCTTAGCGTGGCCGAAGGCTTACGAGACCGACTCGACGAGTACGGGGAATCCTTAGGCGCGAAATTGCCGTTGGTGGCTGATGTGTTCATGAACGGGAACATGTCGTTGCTTGCCGCTTCCACGATGGTCCGGGAGATCAGTAAAGCCGAAACCATCGCCAGTGCTACTGAAGGTGTGGATGCTGATGCGACGCGGGAGGGGATGGAAGCGGCCCTGGTGGGGGCTAACCGCACCGGTGGGTGCCCGTTGGTGTCAACGGTGGCGAAGAACTGGTTGAACCGACTCAACACCAACAATGTCACCGCGACTGATGAGCTCAAGCGTCAGTTCCAGGGCTTGCACTTGCTCGGACGTAAATACGGTTTGAATCATGGGGAGTTCTATTTCGACGACGAACAATGGGCCGTCATCGCAGCTGGTTCCACCTTCGAAGCCAACCCCCGCGTCAAAACCACCGCCAGCACTGATGCCAGCACCAGTGATGCCAATGAGGTGGAAGCTGCAGGATCGTGCCTTGATGCGAATGGTGACGTTCATGAGGTGCCGGTGGTGTTGAAGGATTCGCGTACTCGCGCGCAAAAGCTTGCCGACGGTTTGGTGCGTAGTGTGCGGGCTGGGTTGGAGTCTAAGAAGCTACCAGTCAACGGTGGGTTACGGCCGCAGGTGATGGTCGCGATCGATTTGGAGACGTTGCAGGGTCGGGTGGCAGCTGATGAGAAGTATTTATCGCATTCAGCCCAGCTAGGCCCGGTAGATCCGAGCATGATCCGTAAGATCGCGTGTGATGCGCAGATCCTGCCGGTTGTGTTGAATGGTGAGGGCAGGGTGTTGGATGTGGGGGAGCCGCAACGGTTGTTCACTCAAGAACAACGAAAGATCTTGTACGCGAGAGATCTCGGGTGCACTGCCCCGGGGTGCACGGTTCCGGCGGATGGGTGCGAAGCCCATCATGTGAAGGAATGGTCCCAAGGCGGTCCGACCACGATTGATAACGGGGCACTGGTCTGTCACTACCATCACCAACTCGTGCACGAAACCGACTGGCGAATCAACATTAGTTCCGGGGTCCCGTACTGGGTTCCCCCGAAAGCCGTCGACCCCAACCAGATCCCGTTACGAAACCACTACTTCCGCCACGGCCTCACACCCTAA
- a CDS encoding SGNH/GDSL hydrolase family protein, which produces MARNVTRRVGSFVAAVALAAAAFGPTANAAERNIDYVNLGDSYSAGFGTGGIASTGGCFQGSGADHVSKLDAKKGVDLKLDLACGGFTTSDIAFYSQVVAAGALSQAEVVTITLGGNDLPWKELVQACAMGSPEQCAWAFGSAQTALGSVGANVYSTLSTIRSLTNARIVVLGYPQLFDGVYPNPYLSPGQIAGMRQLTTGLNAQIAGATAPITNASFVDVNSWFGGHGVDSPDPWIYFNPTNLDDPNNLHPTSEGYLNAYYPATMSAISFGLLGR; this is translated from the coding sequence ATGGCAAGGAACGTCACTCGAAGGGTGGGTAGTTTCGTAGCAGCCGTTGCATTAGCAGCCGCCGCTTTCGGACCCACAGCGAATGCAGCAGAGCGCAACATCGATTACGTGAATTTGGGCGATTCATATTCCGCGGGTTTTGGAACCGGCGGCATCGCCAGCACTGGTGGATGTTTTCAGGGAAGCGGAGCTGACCACGTCTCAAAGCTCGACGCCAAGAAGGGGGTGGACCTCAAACTCGATCTAGCATGCGGAGGATTCACAACCTCGGACATTGCTTTCTACTCTCAAGTCGTCGCAGCCGGAGCGCTCAGCCAGGCAGAGGTTGTCACAATCACCCTTGGCGGCAACGACCTGCCGTGGAAGGAACTCGTGCAAGCGTGTGCCATGGGATCTCCTGAACAATGCGCATGGGCATTTGGATCAGCTCAGACGGCACTTGGCAGTGTGGGAGCTAATGTCTACAGCACGTTGAGCACTATCCGTAGCCTCACCAATGCGAGGATCGTGGTTCTTGGCTATCCGCAACTCTTCGATGGCGTCTACCCGAACCCCTATCTGTCGCCCGGCCAGATTGCCGGAATGCGGCAACTTACAACTGGTCTAAACGCCCAGATCGCTGGTGCAACCGCACCCATCACCAATGCATCTTTTGTTGATGTCAATTCCTGGTTCGGTGGTCATGGTGTGGACTCCCCGGATCCGTGGATCTACTTCAATCCCACGAATCTCGATGATCCGAACAACCTGCACCCAACATCCGAGGGTTACCTGAACGCCTACTACCCGGCAACCATGAGCGCCATCAGTTTTGGCTTGCTTGGTCGCTAA
- a CDS encoding SRPBCC family protein yields MSNSHAHQAATEHKLTVSRTIEAPVRDIFNILTLPANHPKFDGSGFVRSALNTERIKEVGDVFTMNMEGEHMGGEYQMENHVVAFAENKLVGWQPAAPKSEPKGWEWVYELTSVDADTTEVTLTYDWSKVTDKELLKKVSFPLVKEDSLEQSLQLLSEVSTAS; encoded by the coding sequence ATGTCCAATTCTCACGCACATCAGGCAGCGACGGAGCACAAGCTCACGGTCAGCCGCACCATCGAGGCTCCGGTCCGCGATATTTTCAATATCCTCACTCTTCCCGCAAACCATCCCAAGTTTGATGGATCAGGATTCGTCCGCTCCGCGCTCAACACCGAGCGCATCAAGGAAGTTGGCGACGTCTTCACCATGAACATGGAGGGCGAGCACATGGGTGGCGAGTACCAGATGGAAAACCACGTCGTCGCATTCGCCGAGAACAAGCTCGTTGGGTGGCAGCCTGCCGCCCCTAAGTCCGAACCGAAGGGTTGGGAGTGGGTTTACGAGCTCACCTCCGTGGACGCCGACACCACCGAAGTCACCTTGACCTACGACTGGAGCAAGGTCACGGACAAGGAACTCCTCAAGAAGGTGTCATTCCCGCTCGTGAAGGAAGACTCTCTCGAGCAGTCTTTGCAGTTGCTCTCTGAGGTCTCCACCGCCAGCTAG
- a CDS encoding thiamine pyrophosphate-dependent enzyme has protein sequence MSDNSTPSPARKSAGHVIVDSLVAHGVNRTYVVPGESYLDVLDGLYKSEIETVVCRHEGGAAYMAEADGKMDSVPGIAMVTRGPGAANAHVGLHTAWQDSTPMVLFVGLIPFEHRDREAFQEFDPKSWFASGAKRVMTLDHAERASEIVAEAMFAAVSGRPGPVVIGLPEDIIKQEIDATLHPVIPVGVGGMTVEDWKALESALQESEKPLFVFGGNDWTHQGAELFTKWLEDHHIPAAAEWRCEGTVPFTSPSYVGPIGYGRPKPTYDLLDETDLLVFVGTVPGDVITDGFTARQNWDQKNFIVTIDPSLRGRSGPVTHQIVAKPDVFVRDLVRIALPAKDSWKAWTKQMREEQEKFAALPTTNNGDGQAQMDTLMATMVPQLPEDAMVTFGAGEHTNWAHRYFPTNSYASMISARNGSMGYSIPSAVAASLKYPGRRVVTIAGDGEFLMNGQELATATQYGATPLVIVMDNQEYGTIRTHQERDYPERISGTQLENPDFALLAKAYGGFGVRVEKDSEIPAALEAAYKAIDEEKKFALIHLIVEQRRKAY, from the coding sequence TTGTCCGATAATTCGACGCCGAGTCCCGCACGTAAGTCCGCCGGGCATGTCATTGTTGACTCCCTTGTTGCTCACGGTGTGAATCGGACCTATGTTGTTCCAGGCGAGTCCTACCTCGATGTGCTTGACGGTTTGTACAAGTCTGAGATCGAAACCGTTGTCTGCCGCCACGAGGGTGGAGCCGCTTACATGGCTGAAGCCGACGGCAAGATGGACTCGGTTCCTGGCATTGCCATGGTGACTCGCGGCCCGGGTGCGGCTAACGCTCACGTCGGCTTGCACACCGCTTGGCAGGACTCCACTCCTATGGTTCTCTTTGTGGGTCTGATTCCGTTTGAGCACCGCGACCGCGAAGCGTTCCAGGAGTTCGATCCCAAGTCGTGGTTCGCCTCTGGCGCTAAGCGCGTCATGACGCTTGATCACGCAGAGCGCGCTTCGGAGATCGTGGCTGAGGCCATGTTTGCCGCTGTTTCTGGCCGTCCGGGCCCCGTCGTCATCGGCTTGCCTGAGGACATCATCAAGCAGGAAATCGACGCTACGTTGCACCCGGTCATCCCGGTTGGCGTGGGCGGCATGACTGTTGAGGACTGGAAGGCCCTCGAGTCTGCACTTCAGGAATCTGAGAAGCCACTCTTCGTCTTCGGCGGCAACGACTGGACGCACCAGGGTGCTGAGCTGTTCACGAAGTGGCTCGAAGATCACCACATCCCGGCAGCTGCTGAGTGGCGTTGCGAAGGCACCGTGCCGTTCACGTCGCCGTCGTACGTCGGCCCCATCGGCTATGGCCGTCCGAAGCCAACCTACGATTTGCTCGACGAAACCGACCTCTTGGTCTTCGTGGGCACCGTCCCCGGCGACGTCATCACCGATGGTTTCACGGCTCGTCAGAACTGGGATCAGAAGAACTTCATCGTCACGATCGATCCTTCCTTGCGTGGTCGTTCCGGCCCCGTGACTCACCAGATCGTTGCCAAGCCGGATGTCTTTGTCCGCGACTTGGTCCGCATCGCGCTTCCTGCCAAGGATTCGTGGAAGGCGTGGACCAAGCAGATGCGCGAAGAGCAAGAGAAGTTCGCTGCTCTGCCAACCACCAACAACGGTGACGGTCAGGCGCAGATGGACACCCTCATGGCCACGATGGTTCCGCAGCTTCCCGAAGATGCGATGGTTACCTTCGGCGCTGGCGAGCACACCAACTGGGCTCACCGCTACTTCCCCACGAACTCCTACGCGTCCATGATCTCGGCTCGCAATGGTTCCATGGGTTATTCGATCCCATCTGCCGTTGCAGCGTCCTTGAAGTACCCTGGCCGCCGCGTGGTCACGATCGCTGGTGACGGCGAATTCTTGATGAACGGTCAGGAGCTCGCCACGGCTACCCAGTACGGTGCCACCCCGCTGGTCATCGTGATGGACAACCAGGAATACGGCACCATCCGCACGCACCAGGAGCGCGATTACCCGGAGCGCATCTCCGGTACGCAGCTCGAGAATCCTGATTTCGCTTTGTTGGCAAAGGCTTACGGCGGATTTGGCGTTCGTGTTGAGAAGGATTCTGAGATCCCTGCGGCTCTCGAGGCCGCGTACAAGGCGATCGACGAAGAGAAGAAGTTTGCGCTCATCCACTTGATCGTGGAGCAGCGCCGCAAGGCATACTAG
- a CDS encoding nicotinamide mononucleotide transporter: MTEIIQNLTNQEAGSETATIVMLNALAYVLMAVGAWLLGRRNDLGWWAYMLGVFAGPIVTALLYGYEGLLSAIPAMLIGVFGLWKWSKSAMVGRFGRAVPTRALKVRSVVTFVILVIVLTALNLGPMLTSGFAFSSGAEIILINMALMGIITASFAGIAFGQRWSFIALALAAAGVVALVVANDPALATLGAYVFLALGAIVGWFSWRTTEPIAVPNAEPTAGRAASETATEEVTDSKN; this comes from the coding sequence GTGACTGAAATTATCCAGAACCTCACCAATCAGGAGGCTGGATCTGAGACCGCAACCATCGTGATGCTCAATGCCCTGGCTTATGTGCTGATGGCTGTGGGGGCTTGGTTGTTGGGCCGACGGAACGACCTTGGCTGGTGGGCTTACATGCTGGGCGTGTTCGCGGGGCCGATCGTCACTGCTTTGTTGTACGGCTACGAAGGGTTGCTTTCGGCGATCCCTGCCATGCTGATCGGTGTTTTTGGGCTGTGGAAGTGGTCCAAATCTGCGATGGTGGGACGTTTCGGTAGAGCCGTTCCCACACGCGCTTTGAAGGTTCGTAGCGTCGTCACGTTTGTAATCTTGGTCATAGTCCTGACCGCCTTGAACCTTGGCCCCATGCTGACTTCCGGATTCGCGTTCTCCTCCGGAGCCGAGATCATCCTGATCAATATGGCGCTCATGGGCATCATCACCGCGAGCTTTGCCGGAATCGCTTTCGGCCAGCGGTGGTCATTCATTGCGTTGGCTCTTGCCGCGGCGGGCGTTGTGGCGCTTGTTGTGGCGAACGATCCTGCCCTTGCCACCCTCGGCGCCTACGTATTTTTGGCGCTGGGTGCAATTGTTGGCTGGTTCTCGTGGCGTACTACTGAACCTATTGCAGTACCGAACGCTGAACCCACCGCTGGGCGTGCAGCCTCAGAAACGGCTACTGAAGAAGTCACCGATTCCAAGAATTAG
- a CDS encoding S9 family peptidase: protein MNESDSVPVKPPVARKEPTYRTHHGDTFVDDYEWLRNKESAEVLEHLAAENKHVRELTQHQQPTRDAIFQEIKQRTQETDKSVPSRIGDWWYFTRTSEGQQYAKYCRVPAQNTGDEHADWTPPEIPTDAVLDGEVVLLDGNKEKEGQPFFSLGAMAFAEDGSLFAYAVDNAGDERFTVRFMDPVTLSHYDDVIPGAFYDLALAPANDRVFYTVVDDTWRPFQIRQHVLGTPVEQDTVVFEENDASMWLGFDLSADRTEMVIQAGNSEYAETWVMDLVDPGAQPRLLVSRDERVLHGIDPVQIGDQRYYLLVHNRQAPNNELAIAAASEFEKPYADQQWLTLIKHRETVKLSGSAVNRRYLILSLRENTTERVQFLSLAHVAEFIASNATASADSATAPAPADSAEPLNTAADSADLSGVVVQPQFDEELCSVWFSDAPYDSPFVRLSYTSFFTPAQIFDFDASQQQLELRKETVVPGGYDSSQYVATREWADAADGTKIPLSVLRRADVTADGTNPTLVYGYGSYEASMDPQFTVPRLSVLDRGVVFVIAHIRGGGELGRSWYEQGKKLQKKNTFTDFVDATRWLIAHGWADPKRVAAMGGSAGGLLIGAVANLAPELYKVIVAQVPFVDALTTILDPELPLSALEWEEWGNPITDPEVYAYMKSYTPYENIRAVEYPRIAAVTSLNDTRVLYVEPAKWVAKLREVTTGSEPIFLKTEIDGGHGGASGRYEKWKDIAWDYAFILDGLEVSQ, encoded by the coding sequence ATGAATGAGTCAGATTCTGTTCCTGTAAAGCCGCCGGTTGCCCGCAAAGAACCAACGTATCGCACGCATCACGGCGACACGTTCGTGGATGACTACGAATGGTTGCGTAACAAGGAATCCGCTGAGGTTCTCGAGCATCTTGCCGCCGAGAACAAGCACGTCAGGGAACTGACTCAGCACCAGCAGCCCACGCGCGACGCTATTTTCCAGGAGATCAAACAGCGCACGCAGGAGACGGACAAGTCCGTTCCGAGCCGTATTGGTGACTGGTGGTACTTCACTCGCACCTCCGAGGGTCAGCAGTACGCGAAATACTGCCGCGTCCCCGCGCAGAACACTGGCGACGAGCACGCCGATTGGACCCCTCCGGAGATCCCCACCGACGCCGTGCTCGATGGCGAAGTGGTGCTGCTCGACGGCAACAAGGAAAAGGAAGGCCAACCCTTCTTCTCGCTCGGCGCGATGGCTTTCGCCGAGGATGGCTCGCTCTTTGCGTACGCGGTGGATAACGCGGGCGATGAGCGCTTTACGGTGCGCTTCATGGATCCAGTAACGCTGAGCCATTACGACGACGTCATCCCCGGCGCGTTTTACGACCTTGCGTTGGCGCCAGCTAACGATCGCGTCTTTTACACCGTGGTTGATGACACGTGGCGCCCCTTCCAGATTCGTCAGCACGTGCTTGGCACCCCTGTGGAGCAGGACACCGTGGTGTTCGAGGAGAACGACGCCAGCATGTGGCTGGGCTTCGACCTCAGCGCCGACCGCACGGAGATGGTGATTCAGGCCGGTAACTCCGAATACGCCGAGACCTGGGTGATGGATCTTGTAGATCCCGGCGCACAGCCTCGCTTGCTTGTGAGCCGCGACGAGCGCGTATTGCACGGGATTGATCCAGTACAGATTGGCGATCAGCGCTACTACTTGCTGGTACACAATCGGCAAGCACCCAACAACGAGTTGGCGATTGCCGCCGCGAGTGAGTTTGAGAAGCCGTACGCGGATCAGCAGTGGCTGACACTCATCAAGCACCGCGAGACCGTCAAGCTCTCCGGTTCCGCAGTGAACCGCCGGTACCTCATTCTTTCCTTGCGAGAAAACACCACCGAGCGCGTGCAGTTCCTCTCGCTCGCTCACGTGGCGGAGTTCATCGCAAGCAACGCCACCGCCTCAGCTGACAGCGCCACCGCGCCCGCCCCGGCTGACAGCGCTGAACCGCTGAATACAGCAGCAGACAGCGCTGACTTGAGCGGCGTCGTCGTACAGCCTCAGTTTGACGAGGAACTGTGCAGCGTCTGGTTCTCAGATGCGCCTTACGATTCCCCGTTCGTGCGCTTGAGCTACACCTCTTTCTTCACTCCCGCGCAGATCTTTGATTTCGATGCCTCCCAGCAACAGCTCGAGCTCCGCAAGGAGACCGTGGTGCCCGGTGGCTACGACTCCTCGCAGTACGTGGCAACCCGCGAATGGGCTGACGCTGCGGACGGAACCAAGATCCCGCTGTCCGTACTTCGCCGCGCAGATGTCACCGCCGACGGCACGAATCCCACGCTGGTCTACGGCTACGGATCGTACGAGGCGTCCATGGATCCACAGTTCACGGTGCCTCGGTTGAGCGTGCTGGATCGTGGCGTGGTCTTTGTGATCGCGCATATTCGCGGTGGCGGCGAACTGGGCCGCAGCTGGTATGAGCAAGGCAAGAAGCTTCAGAAGAAGAACACGTTCACCGACTTTGTGGACGCCACGCGTTGGCTGATTGCTCATGGGTGGGCTGATCCGAAGCGGGTAGCGGCAATGGGGGGTTCGGCTGGCGGCCTCCTCATTGGTGCCGTCGCAAACTTGGCGCCTGAGCTTTACAAGGTGATCGTGGCGCAGGTTCCGTTCGTGGACGCGCTGACCACCATCTTGGATCCAGAGCTGCCACTCTCGGCACTCGAATGGGAGGAATGGGGCAACCCCATTACCGACCCCGAGGTCTACGCATACATGAAGTCTTATACCCCGTATGAGAACATTCGGGCTGTTGAATACCCTCGGATCGCAGCGGTGACGTCTTTGAATGACACTCGCGTGCTGTACGTGGAACCTGCAAAGTGGGTTGCCAAGCTTCGCGAAGTTACCACCGGTTCTGAACCGATCTTCTTGAAGACGGAGATTGATGGCGGCCACGGCGGCGCGTCCGGACGGTATGAAAAGTGGAAAGACATCGCGTGGGATTACGCGTTCATTCTTGATGGATTGGAAGTATCGCAGTGA